The following are encoded in a window of Zymoseptoria tritici IPO323 chromosome 4, whole genome shotgun sequence genomic DNA:
- the MAM3 gene encoding uncharacterized protein (MAM3 putative, DUF21 domain found adjacento to two CBS domain protein, hemolysin-like, required for normal mitochondrial morphology) produces MSALAAPRAVRPGARSSTNALITVRPAILALARLLFVPLVSAAPIFSALSAADDDDDDAPKDASDPNLWLYLGVAIALVLLGGIFAGLTIALMGQDETYLQVIATSGEGSEKRHAAKVLHLLAKGKHWVLVTLLLSNVITNETLPIVLDRSLGGGWPAVVTSTVLIVIFGEVVPQSICVRYGLSIGAYMAPIVTGLMWTMGPVAWPTAKLLDYLLGEDHGTMYKKAGLKTLVTLHKTLGTGAGEQLMEDEVTIINSVLDLKDKPVGGIMTPMQDVFTMSADTVLDEKMMDTILSQGYSRIPIYSPDNGRNYIGMLLVKILITYDPEDCKRVRDFALATLPETAPHTSCLDIINFFQEGKSHMVLVSDFPGQDKGALGVVTLEDVIEELIGEEIIDESDVFVDVHKAIRRMHPAPKQRWGKNGMYQDDAINDSHSDDDGKEVDENAPLIPKSGTESKRPSLANGQQHTTFMMRRKSSAASSRDVSSTLAAGANPSAVPVRSSATDMREHLKHLGPSNAASKPRATKYTSVKIKPGVGTIPENKTTTGTAGTTQKLQGESPRPTSQLGRTTTISTPPLNAMTDHPAVDEAIQTLRSDSRGASGGVAAVYGTMNHNGPDSPIKPSERRISQVSMTAQEATKLAEENTTAPPAAGVPETEFNNNDDSSDLKIPEKLVKKSSARSGSITQTTVEGVGGMRKMVLEATSSSDVSDAEGKDGVAVMDGAGEGDSPNGGQGGDSGKKKRKKRGKKKKGGE; encoded by the exons ATGTCTGCGCTGGCTGCTCCTCGAGCTGTCCGCCCCGGCGCTCGCAGCAGCACCAATGCCTTGATCACCGTCCGACCCGCCATCCTGGCCCTAGCACGTCTGCTCTTCGTTCCCCTCGTCAGCGCCGCTCCGATCTTCTCCGCCTtgtccgccgccgacgacgacgacgatgatgctcCGAAAGATGCGTCCGATCCGAACTTGTGGCTATACCTGGGCGTCGCGATTGCTCTCGTGCTGTTGGGTGGAATCTTCGCGGGTCTGACCATTGCGTTGATGGGACAGGATGAGACGTATTTACAAGTCATTGCCACGTCTGGCGAAGGAAGTGAGAAGAGACATGCGGCGAAGGTGCTGCATTTGCTGGCGAAGGGGAAGCATTGGGTGTTGGTGACGCTGCTGTTGAGCAATGTCATCACCAATGAGACTCTACCCATTGTTCTGGACCGGAGTTTGGGCGGAGGTTGGCCCGCCGTGGTGACGAGTACGGTTTTGATTGTCATCTTCGGTGAAGTTGTACCGCAGTCGATTTGCGTGCGGTATGGACTTTCGATTGGTGCATACATGGCTCCTATTGTCACGGGTTTGATGTGGACTATGGGACCCGTTGCATGGCCGACGGCGAAATTGCTGGACTACCTGCTCGGAGAGGACCACGGAACAATGTACAAAAAGGCGGGATTGAAGACGCTGGTGACTTTGCACAAGACGCTGGGCACGGGTGCTGGAGAGCAATTGATGGAGGACGAGGTGACAATCATCAACAGTGTGCTGGATTTGAAAGACAAGCCCGTTGGAGGTATCATGACTCCTATGCAGGATGTTTTCACCATGAGCGCGGACACGGTGTTAGACGAGAAGATGATGGACACCATACTTTCACAAGGATACTCAAGGATACCCATCTATTCACCGGACAATGGACGAAACTATATTGGCATGCTGCTGGTGAAGATCTTGATCACTTATGATCCCGAAGACTGCAAGCGTGTACGGGATTTCGCTCTAGCCACTCTGCCCGAGACCGCACCACACACATCGTGTCTGGACATTATCAACTTCTTTCAGGAAGGGAAGAGTCACATGGTGTTGGTATCAGACTTCCCAGGCCAGGACAAAGGAGCTCTCGGCGTAGTCACTCTAGAGGATGTCATCGAGGAATTGATCGGCGAGGAGATCATTGACGAATCTGATGTCTTCGTGGACGTCCACAAAGCTATTCGACGTATGCATCCAGCACCGAAACAGCGTTGGGGCAAGAATGGCATGTACCAGGACGATGCCATCAACGATTCTCACTCCGATGACGACGGTAAGGAGGTCGACGAGAACGCACCTCTCATTCCAAAGTCTGGCACCGAGAGCAAACGTCCGAGCCTGGCGAATGGCCAGCAGCACACAACGTTCATGATGCGTCGGAAGTCGAGTGCAGCGTCCTCTCGGGACGTATCCTCCACTCTTGCTGCCGGAGCCAATCCTTCCGCCGTGCCTGTTCGCAGCTCAGCCACGGACATGCGCGAGCATCTCAAGCACCTCGGACCTTCCAATGCAGCCAGCAAACCGCGCGCAACGAAGTACACGTCCGTCAAGATCAAGCCGGGCGTTGGAACAATTCCAGAGAACAAGACCACGACCGGCACCGCAGGAACCACACAGAAACTACAGGGAGAATCTCCTCGACCGACAAGCCAACTCGGCCGCACAaccaccatctccaccccACCTCTCAACGCCATGACCGACCACCCAGCCGTTGATGAAGCGATACAAACTCTCCGCTCCGACTCCCGCGGTGCCTCAGGCGGCGTGGCCGCTGTCTACGGAACCATGAACCACAACGGCCCCGATTCGCCAATCAAACCCTCCGAAAGGAGAATCTCCCAAGTCAGCATGACCGCACAGGAAGCGACTAAACTCGCAGAAGAAAACACCACCGCACCTCCCGCCGCCGGCGTTCCTGAGACCGAATTCAATAACAACGACGACAGCAGCGACCTCAAGATCCCCGAGAAACTCGTC aagaagtcctcggCGAGGTCGGGTAGTATCACGCAGACCACCGTTGAGGGCGTGGGCGGGATGCGGAAGATGGTGTTGGAGGCGACGAGTAGTTCGGATGTGAGTGATGCTGAGGGCAAGGATGGGGTGGCGGTTATGGATGGAGCTGGGGAGGGGGATAGTCCGAATGGAGGGCAGGGTGGAGATAgtggcaagaagaagaggaagaagaggggaAAAAAGAAGAAGGGCGGGGAGTAA